In one window of Pseudodesulfovibrio sediminis DNA:
- the miaA gene encoding tRNA (adenosine(37)-N6)-dimethylallyltransferase MiaA, whose amino-acid sequence MSSKPPIVCLLGPTGTGKTAAAIAIAGRMAASVINFDSRQVYADFPLITAQPDAEEQAACPHLLYGFLATEEKMTAARFVELAVKKIEEVRAGGRLPILVGGTGLYLRSLLSGIAPIPEIPEEIRAQVLARVKKDGPQVMHAELVKTDPDYAAKIHPNDTQRNARAAEVFLATGKNMTWWHTESEHTPAPYDALKIGMKIRLDDLEPHLANRIGSMLSHGAIDESRAAYAKCSDRNAPGWTGIGCAELLGFLRDELSLEETRYRWVKNTRAYAKRQITWFNKETDIHWFTPGENDRIADLVETWLAERI is encoded by the coding sequence ATGAGTAGCAAGCCTCCCATTGTCTGTCTGTTGGGACCTACCGGTACCGGCAAGACCGCTGCGGCCATTGCCATTGCAGGGCGAATGGCTGCCAGTGTTATCAATTTTGATTCCCGTCAGGTGTATGCGGATTTCCCTCTCATTACGGCACAGCCCGATGCAGAGGAGCAGGCCGCATGTCCCCACTTGCTGTATGGTTTTCTGGCCACGGAAGAGAAAATGACGGCGGCCCGGTTTGTAGAGTTGGCCGTGAAGAAGATCGAGGAAGTCCGCGCAGGTGGAAGGCTGCCTATTCTGGTGGGAGGGACTGGTCTCTATCTGCGCTCCCTGCTTTCGGGGATTGCGCCTATCCCCGAGATACCGGAGGAGATTCGGGCGCAGGTTCTTGCTCGTGTGAAAAAGGACGGCCCACAGGTGATGCATGCGGAGTTGGTGAAGACTGACCCTGACTATGCGGCCAAGATTCATCCCAATGATACCCAGCGCAACGCCCGTGCAGCCGAAGTCTTTCTGGCAACCGGCAAGAACATGACCTGGTGGCATACGGAAAGTGAGCACACGCCCGCCCCCTATGATGCCCTCAAGATCGGCATGAAGATCAGGCTGGATGATCTGGAGCCGCATTTGGCCAATCGCATCGGCAGCATGCTGTCGCACGGTGCCATTGATGAATCCAGGGCAGCCTATGCGAAATGTTCGGACAGGAACGCTCCCGGATGGACCGGTATCGGCTGTGCTGAGCTGTTGGGATTTCTTCGTGACGAGTTGTCATTGGAAGAGACCCGGTATCGTTGGGTCAAGAATACGCGGGCCTATGCCAAGCGTCAGATCACCTGGTTCAACAAGGAAACCGACATCCACTGGTTTACACCAGGCGAGAATGATCGCATTGCAGATCTTGTGGAGACGTGGTTGGCAGAAAGGATTTAA